A stretch of the Odontesthes bonariensis isolate fOdoBon6 chromosome 5, fOdoBon6.hap1, whole genome shotgun sequence genome encodes the following:
- the she gene encoding SH2 domain-containing adapter protein E — MAKWFRDFPINLKNGTERVRSASESGPQTRPKPSFSRDSLKGNQRKDGGVGALLAGRNRKNSASELGRNNSGYGGTVWDSLTTGKGRKNSKIETGASDETRQVRTSSLAQAYISRMIKVDKQDKTPKLNGITEQKLPENEKGRPDIKTTLIILEDYADPFDAEKTKEQREAERAGVNDGYMEPYDAQVIITEVRRRGSKDLLKVCVLLDRGQTEGKGEEGTPSPPNIYDTPYEGGLEGDSEGVWIPVTRPESDVRPAGEYELPWEWRKEDIVRALSAQFESVDCSPTKENASTSGRQQQQQQQQQQQTLRQRNWSHKTLVSTSASTSSSQSFPSSPILKLSPLTSSSPSFPTLKLSPLSPSSSPTKLSPPSPTSNSAPLDVETAKMDCSLPLEKQSWYHGGVSRQQAEAQLQRCREASFLVRDSESGTSKYSIALKTSQSCVHIIVAQTKSSKGLGYTLDQSSCVFSSIPELVYHYCTHRLPFTGVEHMTLQHPVPRPH, encoded by the exons ATGGCAAAATGGTTCAGAGATTTTCCTATCAACCTGAAGAACGGAACTGAAAGGGTCCGCTCGGCCTCTGAATCTGGTCCACAAACTCGACCCAAACCATCTTTCTCTCGAGATAGTTTGAAAGGAAATCAGCGTAAAGATGGAGGAGTAGGGGCATTGTTGGCAGGGAGAAACAGGAAAAATTCCGCTTCAGAATTGGGTCGTAACAACTCTGGTTATGGTGGAACAGTCTGGGACAGTCTCACAACTGGAAAAGGTCGCAAGAACTCCAAAATCGAGACTGGGGCATCGGATGAGACCCGCCAGGTGAGGACCTCAAGTCTGGCGCAAGCGTACATCAGCAGAATGATCAAAGTGGATAAACAGGACAAAACACCCAAACTCAACGGGATAACTGAACAGAAGCTGCCCGAGAACGAGAAGGGACGTCCAGACATTAAAACTACG CTGATTATCCTGGAAGACTATGCAGATCCTTTTGATGCAGAGAAAACCAAGGAGCAGAGAGAAGCCGAGAGAGCGGGGGTGAATGATGGGTACATGGAGCCATATGATGCCCAGGTGATCATCACAG AGGTTCGTAGACGGGGTTCCAAAGACCTCCTGAAAGTGTGTGTACTACTGGACCGAGGTCAAACAGAGGGGAAGGGAGAGGAGGGAacaccttcgcccccaaacaTCTACGACACACCCTATGAAGGCGGACTGGAGGGCGACAGTGAGGGGGTGTGGATCCCTGTCACACGACCGGAGTCTGATGTCCGTCCGGCTGGAGAGTATGAACTGCCCTGGGAGTGGAGAAAGGAGGACATTGTTAGAGCATTGTCAG CTCAGTTTGAGTCGGTGGATTGTTCTCCCACGAAAGAGAACGCTTCAACCTCTGgccgccagcagcagcagcagcagcagcagcagcaacaaaccctGAGGCAGAGGAACTGGAGCCATAAGACTCTTGTCTCAACTTCTGCATCAACTTCCTCTTCCCAGTCTTTCCCATCCTCTCCTATTCTTAAACTCTCACCGCTCACTTCATCATCTCCTTCTTTCCCCACTCTCAAGCTCTCCCCTCTCTCCCCCTCATCCAGCCCTACCAAACTTTCCCCTCCATCTCCTACCTCCAACAGTGCCCCTCTGGATGTGGAGACAGCCAAAATGGACTGTAGTCTGCCCCTGGAGAAGCAGAG CTGGTACCATGGCGGTGTCAGTCGGCAGCAGGCTGAGGCTCAGCTGCAGCGCTGCAGGGAAGCCAGCTTCTTGGTGAGAGACAGCGAATCAGGAACCAGCAAATACTCCATCGCTCTGAA GACCAGTCAAAGCTGTGTGCACATCATTGTAGCCCAGACTAAAAGTAGTAAAGGCTTGGGCTACACACTGGATCAGAGCAGCTGTGTCTTCTCCAGTATCCCTGAGCTAGTATACCACTACTGCACACACAGACTGCCTTTCACGGGAGTAGAGCACATGACTCTGCAGCATCCAGTGCCCAGGCCGCACTGA